From the Ascaphus truei isolate aAscTru1 chromosome 15, aAscTru1.hap1, whole genome shotgun sequence genome, one window contains:
- the LOC142466618 gene encoding uncharacterized protein LOC142466618, giving the protein MWKLVCLALVLGLSLPSADADALSCDYCSVYNTVKNNHDYFNGLVQKLLVLSPLDLSLNLDLGLIGVHLKKLAFDSFYVSLYSNAQGVTVIRIYFDGSLSLDVDVPLLGALGALLPSTKAVTVDGYLTLYIDVIVTVTSSGQVQYVNGDALIQGSGELDIKALQLVNLNVKGAIFFPIALQITTKITEKDGLCDQYVESFNSAGNELCIAGVLCAA; this is encoded by the exons ATGTGGAAGTTGGTGTGTTTGGCTCTTGTCTTGGGACTCTCCCTCCCATCGGCTGATGCGGATGCATTATCTTGCGACTATTGCTCAGTTTACAATA CTGTAAAAAACAATCACGACTACTTCAACGGCTTAGTGCAAAAACTCCTTGTGTTATCACCATTAGACTTAAGCCTTAACCTAGACCTGGGACTTATTGG GGTACACTTAAAGAAGCTAGCATTCGACTCATTCTATGTGAGCTTATATTCAAATGCCCAAGGTGTGACTGTAATCAGGATCTACTTTGATGGATCTCTCAGTCTTGACGTTGA CGTACCCCTTTTAGGCGCACTAGGTGCACTACTACCCTCCACAAAAGCAGTCACTGTTGACGGATATTTGACACTCTATATTGACGTAATAGTTACCGTGACCTCTTCTGGCCAGGTTCAATATGTAAATGGAGATGCATTGATTCAGGGAAGCGGAGAGCTCGATATTAAAGCATTGCAACTAGTGAA CTTGAATGTGAAGGGCGCTATATTTTTCCCTATTGCGCTGCAGATAACTACAAAG ATCACAGAAAAGGATGGATTGTGCGACCAATATGTGGAAAGCTTCAATAGCGCCGGAAATG AGTTGTGTATAGCAGGAGTACTATGCGCAGCATAA